From Candidatus Cloacimonadota bacterium, one genomic window encodes:
- the mtgA gene encoding monofunctional biosynthetic peptidoglycan transglycosylase has protein sequence MKKRKPVVRILRGIFFAHLGFWVIIAIFCVIYSFVDPPLTPLMLQRHLIRGYDWHKRENISLENIPPSTVRMVIAIEDANYYKHFGFEWNMIKQAWRRNQEAGKIRFGASTISNQVARTIFLTTDRNWVRKYLEAQVTVLMEVIMSKDRMLELYLNYVEWGQGIFGIETASQYYYGKSCAKISRDQSMRLIAVLSNPIDYSPHTLNKSRSARQRYQMLKRYF, from the coding sequence TTGAAGAAGCGCAAGCCAGTAGTCAGAATCCTGCGTGGCATATTTTTTGCCCATCTGGGGTTTTGGGTCATCATTGCCATCTTTTGTGTCATCTACAGCTTTGTGGATCCGCCGCTAACACCTTTGATGCTGCAGAGACACTTAATCCGTGGCTATGATTGGCACAAAAGGGAAAACATCAGCCTCGAAAATATCCCACCTTCCACAGTGCGAATGGTCATTGCCATCGAAGACGCAAATTATTACAAGCATTTCGGCTTTGAATGGAATATGATTAAACAGGCTTGGAGGCGAAACCAGGAGGCTGGAAAAATCCGATTTGGCGCCAGCACAATCAGCAACCAAGTGGCGCGCACGATATTTTTGACCACAGACCGCAACTGGGTGCGAAAATACCTGGAAGCCCAAGTGACTGTCCTGATGGAAGTTATCATGAGCAAAGACAGGATGCTGGAGCTTTATTTAAATTATGTCGAATGGGGGCAGGGGATTTTTGGGATTGAAACCGCATCACAATATTATTATGGAAAAAGCTGTGCCAAAATCAGTCGTGACCAGAGTATGCGCCTCATCGCCGTGCTCAGCAATCCAATTGATTACAGTCCCCACACGCTGAACAAGTCCCGCTCCGCGCGGCAACGCTATCAAATGTTGAAAAGGTATTTTTGA
- a CDS encoding DUF2851 family protein has product MASLEEKFLYHIWDAGHLLTPLKTASGKTVQVNYQGQFNTGRGPDFRNAVIDLGGQIMRGDVEIHINSYDWKAHEHHEDPYYNNVVLHVVMNAGMQTLTVKEDGAAVEIVELQNQLSDDIRKLLEQREPISLQARGGFCDLLSALDADSFQSTLGAWGLRRFQNKARRFSAALILSDFDQVLYEGIMEALGYEKNKHNLLYLAQAIPLKDIRAWQSEGLDALDLVAILSCSSGLLERCGSHPDERLRRLLQEAWERQPFFSRRIQIDWQLFRVRPQGHPLYRIFAMASLIHRTSGQGLMEYFQDKVLSGNAEPKKVFKAFSQAFAESVLPGSEKLPRPGQGLISNIYINIFLPISYMYGEKHSDLAAQERIIHYYKSFPALQENHITRFMNRWLSESQSRTVSKSTLLQQGLMELFHRYCRYHLCEECLADRP; this is encoded by the coding sequence ATGGCCAGCTTGGAAGAAAAATTCCTATATCACATTTGGGACGCGGGTCACCTGCTCACACCGCTGAAAACAGCCAGCGGTAAAACCGTGCAGGTGAATTATCAGGGACAGTTCAACACAGGCAGAGGCCCGGATTTTCGCAATGCCGTGATCGACCTTGGGGGTCAAATCATGCGTGGAGACGTGGAAATCCATATCAACAGCTACGATTGGAAGGCACACGAACACCATGAAGACCCTTATTACAACAATGTTGTGCTGCATGTGGTGATGAATGCCGGCATGCAAACCCTCACGGTGAAGGAAGATGGCGCTGCCGTGGAGATTGTGGAGCTGCAAAACCAATTAAGCGATGACATTCGCAAATTATTGGAACAGCGTGAACCCATATCGCTGCAAGCCCGGGGTGGGTTTTGTGACCTGCTTTCCGCTCTGGATGCGGATTCCTTTCAAAGCACACTGGGAGCCTGGGGTTTGCGCCGTTTTCAAAATAAAGCACGCCGTTTCAGTGCGGCACTGATTTTGAGCGATTTTGACCAGGTTCTCTATGAAGGAATAATGGAGGCTCTGGGCTATGAAAAAAACAAGCATAACCTGCTTTACCTGGCTCAGGCAATTCCGCTCAAAGATATCCGCGCCTGGCAGAGCGAAGGTTTGGATGCCTTGGATCTGGTTGCCATCCTGAGCTGTTCCAGCGGATTGTTGGAACGCTGCGGGAGCCATCCGGACGAACGTTTGCGACGGCTTTTGCAGGAAGCTTGGGAACGGCAGCCCTTTTTCTCGCGCCGCATCCAAATTGACTGGCAGCTTTTCCGAGTGCGTCCCCAAGGACATCCACTCTACCGCATTTTTGCCATGGCGAGCCTCATCCATCGCACTTCCGGACAGGGTTTGATGGAATATTTCCAAGATAAAGTGTTGAGTGGAAACGCGGAACCCAAAAAGGTGTTCAAAGCCTTTTCGCAAGCGTTCGCAGAATCTGTGTTACCCGGTTCGGAAAAGCTTCCCCGTCCCGGTCAAGGTCTGATCAGCAATATCTATATAAATATCTTCCTGCCCATCAGTTATATGTATGGTGAAAAACACTCAGACTTAGCCGCTCAAGAAAGAATCATCCACTATTATAAAAGCTTCCCCGCCCTGCAGGAAAACCATATCACCCGTTTTATGAACCGCTGGCTCAGCGAATCGCAATCCCGCACCGTGAGCAAAAGCACGCTGTTGCAGCAGGGTTTGATGGAACTCTTTCACCGCTATTGCCGTTATCATCTTTGCGAAGAATGTTTGGCAGACAGGCCCTGA